From Streptomyces sp. TLI_053, a single genomic window includes:
- a CDS encoding sugar ABC transporter permease → MTTAAPARAGAGPHPGPAAAPARRRAGRGGGARLAPYLFVLPALALFAAFRLYPVVWSFVLSLYRTEGTTQTWTGLGNYERLLHDPLFWKALGNTALILVVQVPVMLALALGLAVALNSALLRWKPLFRLGFFLPVVTGLVTYGLMMGALLNQDSGAVNWLLQLVGLPEVHWLNDPFWARVSIMLALTWHYTGYNAVIYLARLQSIPAEHHEAAAVDGAGPLRRFWHVTLPGLRPALLLTVVLSTIGTLQLFDEPFIMTGGGPDNATTTIGVYLYQTGFRYFDFGYASAIGYALVLIISLFGLVQVKLAKEED, encoded by the coding sequence ATGACGACCGCCGCACCGGCGAGGGCGGGAGCCGGACCCCACCCCGGACCCGCCGCCGCCCCGGCCCGCCGGCGGGCGGGCCGGGGCGGCGGCGCCCGCCTGGCGCCGTACCTCTTCGTCCTCCCCGCCCTCGCGCTCTTCGCCGCCTTCCGGCTCTACCCGGTGGTGTGGTCCTTCGTCCTCAGCCTGTACCGGACCGAGGGCACCACCCAGACCTGGACCGGCCTCGGCAACTACGAACGGCTGCTGCACGACCCGCTGTTCTGGAAGGCCCTCGGCAACACCGCGCTGATCCTGGTGGTCCAGGTCCCGGTCATGCTCGCGCTCGCACTGGGCCTGGCCGTGGCGCTCAACTCGGCGCTGCTGCGCTGGAAGCCGCTGTTCCGGCTGGGGTTCTTCCTGCCGGTGGTGACCGGCCTGGTCACCTACGGCCTGATGATGGGCGCCCTGCTCAACCAGGACTCCGGCGCCGTCAACTGGCTGCTCCAGCTGGTCGGTCTGCCCGAGGTGCACTGGCTCAACGACCCGTTCTGGGCCCGGGTGTCCATCATGCTCGCGCTGACCTGGCACTACACCGGCTACAACGCGGTCATCTACCTCGCCCGGCTCCAGTCGATCCCGGCCGAGCACCACGAGGCCGCCGCCGTCGACGGCGCCGGCCCGCTGCGCCGGTTCTGGCACGTGACCCTGCCCGGCCTGCGCCCCGCCCTGCTGCTGACCGTGGTGCTGTCCACCATCGGCACCCTGCAGCTGTTCGACGAGCCGTTCATCATGACCGGCGGCGGCCCCGACAACGCCACCACCACCATCGGCGTGTACCTGTACCAGACCGGCTTCCGGTACTTCGACTTCGGCTACGCGTCCGCCATCGGCTACGCGCTGGTCCTGATCATCTCGTTGTTCGGCCTCGTCCAGGTCAAGCTCGCCAAGGAGGAGGACTGA